A genomic segment from Propionibacteriaceae bacterium ZF39 encodes:
- a CDS encoding DUF5691 domain-containing protein, with amino-acid sequence MSALDRLVPVAVVGTARREIDEEVLRELAGPEALDLPPARALLHAATRAAVLDRVSVPEASGDLLPEPPVEHRPAPSRHYPGTLAQAIGGRRWAAVAESLQTLAARGLRLPVGLLHPVLEAAVDRRELRPLLPPVLGSRGLWLARANARWAFPELLVPDPAAEEVWQVGSRAERLAWFAAFRAADPARARELLVNDLAKEDAGMRAELLAQLDSHLADADEPLLEAALDDRGREARAVARRLLPRLPDSAFVRRMHARIGARITIASGRWQVDLAGLDDADARDGLVVDRKERPVGAAAVRALVAGAPLASWPEEFDSMPHMLVGIRDGLLELGPVPGLRDAAVRENDSLVAAAVLSDPRWPADPELVETLVVGSGAVPDHDSPMSATDIPGLDDTLARRVQQLSPPKAVPELAVFGFGPVTAGILLAWVADNRSAGQRGAVLQTLGDHGPLETTGFSDLATDLRRVAAGLTGADRSRALDAAMTLNLRRSLAAEARPDVPERTPG; translated from the coding sequence GTGAGTGCCCTCGATCGCCTGGTGCCGGTGGCCGTGGTCGGCACAGCCCGACGCGAGATCGACGAAGAAGTCCTGAGAGAGCTGGCCGGGCCCGAAGCGCTGGACCTGCCACCCGCGCGGGCCCTTCTGCATGCGGCGACGCGTGCGGCGGTGCTCGACCGGGTCAGCGTGCCCGAAGCATCCGGCGACCTGTTGCCCGAGCCACCGGTGGAGCATCGTCCCGCGCCGTCGCGCCACTATCCGGGAACGCTTGCCCAGGCGATCGGTGGCCGGCGTTGGGCCGCCGTGGCGGAGTCACTGCAGACCTTGGCGGCGCGAGGGCTGCGGCTTCCGGTCGGCCTGCTGCATCCGGTCCTGGAAGCCGCCGTGGACCGGCGTGAGCTCCGCCCGCTCCTGCCGCCCGTGCTGGGGTCCCGTGGCCTCTGGCTGGCCCGCGCCAATGCCCGATGGGCCTTTCCGGAATTGCTGGTGCCCGACCCCGCGGCTGAGGAGGTCTGGCAGGTGGGATCGCGCGCCGAACGTCTGGCCTGGTTCGCGGCTTTCCGGGCAGCGGACCCGGCACGGGCCCGGGAGCTGCTGGTCAACGACCTGGCCAAGGAGGATGCCGGAATGCGCGCCGAGTTGCTCGCGCAGCTCGACTCCCACCTTGCCGACGCGGACGAACCCCTCCTGGAGGCCGCCCTCGACGACCGTGGCCGCGAGGCCCGGGCCGTGGCCCGGAGACTGTTGCCGCGGCTGCCGGATTCGGCGTTCGTACGCCGGATGCACGCCCGGATCGGCGCCCGCATCACGATCGCCAGTGGTCGTTGGCAGGTGGACCTGGCCGGTCTCGACGACGCCGACGCGCGGGATGGTCTTGTCGTCGACAGGAAAGAACGACCGGTCGGGGCGGCCGCGGTGCGAGCACTCGTCGCGGGCGCGCCCCTGGCCAGCTGGCCCGAGGAGTTCGACAGCATGCCCCACATGCTGGTCGGCATCCGCGATGGCCTCCTCGAGCTGGGGCCCGTGCCCGGCCTGCGGGATGCCGCGGTGCGCGAGAACGACTCCCTGGTTGCGGCCGCGGTGCTCTCCGATCCCCGCTGGCCGGCCGATCCGGAGCTGGTGGAGACCCTCGTGGTCGGGTCGGGCGCGGTGCCCGACCACGACTCGCCCATGTCGGCCACCGATATCCCCGGCCTGGACGACACCCTGGCCCGACGCGTTCAGCAGTTGTCCCCACCCAAGGCGGTGCCGGAGCTCGCGGTTTTCGGGTTCGGCCCGGTCACGGCGGGGATCCTGCTGGCCTGGGTCGCCGACAATCGCAGCGCGGGCCAACGAGGGGCTGTCCTGCAGACACTCGGCGATCACGGACCGCTCGAAACCACCGGCTTCAGTGACCTGGCCACCGACCTGCGCAGGGTTGCCGCCGGGCTCACCGGGGCCGACCGCAGCCGTGCGCTCGACGCCGCCATGACGCTCAATCTGCGCCGTTCGCTGGCGGCGGAAGCCCGACCCGATGTGCCCGAGAGGACCCCCGGATGA
- a CDS encoding class I SAM-dependent methyltransferase — MTTARSTIYPAAAVEWMVGPEPRTVLDVGSGDGRLAAMMTTAGHHVTCIDSDPARAARIARRLPPGRVCIAKAESLPIRSFRYDVVTVQESFTRFAPGLALAEFARVLRPGGHVAVVFTSRDDTVPWVKRLARRLQEEDPTAMMGDFGRDTITALEESHHFTDIDVRTFRTWVPITRDSLLAMVRQRPAIARLPEDRRAQLLADVGELYDSSARTGELRLPFQAVCRRAWVDQSELTQPMDDDGLRISMRF, encoded by the coding sequence ATGACTACCGCCCGCTCGACGATCTATCCGGCGGCTGCGGTGGAGTGGATGGTTGGCCCCGAACCCCGAACCGTGCTCGATGTCGGGTCCGGCGACGGTCGGCTGGCCGCGATGATGACGACAGCCGGTCACCACGTGACCTGCATCGACAGCGATCCCGCCCGCGCGGCGCGCATCGCGAGGCGGCTCCCGCCCGGCCGCGTGTGCATCGCGAAGGCCGAATCCCTGCCGATTCGCAGCTTCCGCTATGACGTGGTCACCGTCCAGGAATCGTTCACGCGATTCGCCCCGGGCCTCGCGTTGGCCGAGTTTGCCCGGGTGCTGCGCCCCGGGGGCCATGTCGCGGTCGTGTTCACCAGCCGTGACGACACCGTGCCCTGGGTGAAGCGCCTGGCCCGACGACTGCAGGAGGAGGACCCCACCGCCATGATGGGTGACTTCGGCCGCGACACGATCACCGCGCTCGAGGAGTCGCACCACTTCACCGACATCGACGTGCGCACGTTCCGCACCTGGGTGCCGATCACCCGCGACAGCCTGCTGGCCATGGTGCGCCAGCGCCCGGCCATCGCGCGCCTGCCCGAGGATCGTCGGGCGCAGCTGCTGGCCGATGTCGGCGAGCTGTATGACAGTTCGGCCCGCACCGGGGAACTGCGGCTGCCGTTCCAGGCCGTGTGTCGGCGCGCCTGGGTCGACCAATCGGAGTTGACCCAGCCCATGGACGACGACGGGCTGCGCATCTCGATGAGGTTCTGA
- a CDS encoding DUF5682 family protein — protein MTTSEQLRVLGIRHHGPGSARAVQRALRAFEPEVVLIEGPPEADALVDLVGDHELVPPVALLAYAPDAPGKASFWPFASFSPEWQALRWAAARGVRARFFDLPAATMLALREQALLPRASADPGPGLFDEEPQAGEEASADDPEDAPAEDIASEVRDDPLALLARAAGYDDPERWWDDVMELRAEGDPFDAINDAMAELRAGEQMRRRSAADELTEQRREAHMRKVLRAELRAGHRVAVVCGAWHAPALTGKLPTAAADNAVLRGMPKRKVKMTWVPWTHSRLAMASGYGAGVDSPGWYHHLFEAAAADLPGPDGSGEDIDAVEPPVVARWLTDVARVLRHHDLPVSAAHVVEAVRLADALAALRGRPLAGLAEVTDATLAVLCDGSRIALDLVTREAVVGERLGTVPDSAPGVPLDADLRATARSVRLAFSAEPKELTLDLRRPTDLSRSRLLHRLLLLGVDWGDPRAVSTEGTFKEGWDIEWRPELSVRVIEAALWGTTVLEAATAKLLDATGSLGEVTSGVEAALRSDLPDALPGLLRALDARAASDTDVAHLLDAFPALVRAQRYGDVRGTDTGRLAEVTEALLARICAGLPPVSGGLGPEAARALVDRIDAVQAVLPLLDDPAAEDLWSSSLQALADRADVQGLLGGRLVRLLTDAGRFDAPESAGRLARALSAGPGRQADAGSAAADQAHWVEGFLAGGALLLIHDDRVLGLVDEWVRGLHDDDFLVVLPLLRRTFGAFEPAERRNLATRTRRLTGATSQPGAPPELGDAERAGAALAMVDLILGLATTETSGVTG, from the coding sequence ATGACCACCTCCGAGCAGCTCCGTGTGCTGGGGATCCGGCATCACGGGCCGGGCTCGGCCCGTGCGGTGCAACGGGCCCTGCGAGCGTTCGAACCGGAGGTCGTCCTGATCGAGGGACCGCCGGAGGCCGATGCTCTGGTCGACCTCGTGGGTGATCACGAGCTCGTGCCGCCGGTCGCGCTGCTGGCGTACGCCCCGGATGCGCCGGGCAAGGCCTCTTTCTGGCCGTTCGCCTCGTTTTCGCCCGAGTGGCAGGCGCTGCGCTGGGCCGCCGCCCGGGGCGTACGCGCGCGGTTCTTCGATCTGCCCGCCGCGACCATGCTCGCGCTCCGGGAGCAGGCGCTCCTGCCGCGGGCGTCCGCGGATCCGGGACCCGGCCTGTTCGACGAGGAACCGCAGGCCGGCGAGGAAGCGTCGGCGGATGATCCGGAGGACGCGCCCGCTGAGGACATCGCCTCGGAGGTGCGTGATGACCCACTTGCGTTGCTGGCCCGGGCGGCGGGTTATGACGATCCCGAGCGCTGGTGGGACGACGTGATGGAGCTGCGCGCCGAGGGCGACCCGTTCGATGCGATCAACGACGCGATGGCCGAGCTGCGGGCGGGGGAGCAGATGCGTCGTCGCAGCGCGGCCGACGAGTTGACCGAGCAGCGACGCGAGGCCCACATGCGCAAGGTCCTCCGGGCCGAGTTGAGGGCCGGGCACCGGGTCGCCGTGGTGTGCGGCGCGTGGCATGCACCGGCGCTGACCGGGAAGCTGCCCACGGCTGCGGCCGACAACGCCGTGCTGCGGGGCATGCCGAAGCGCAAGGTGAAGATGACCTGGGTGCCGTGGACCCATTCGCGACTGGCCATGGCCTCGGGCTATGGCGCAGGGGTTGATTCCCCGGGGTGGTATCACCATTTGTTCGAGGCCGCCGCGGCCGACCTCCCCGGTCCCGACGGTTCGGGTGAGGACATCGACGCGGTCGAACCACCGGTGGTGGCGCGCTGGCTGACCGACGTGGCCCGGGTGCTGCGGCATCACGACCTGCCGGTCTCGGCGGCTCATGTGGTGGAGGCGGTCCGGTTGGCCGATGCCCTGGCCGCGTTGCGGGGCCGCCCGCTGGCCGGGCTGGCCGAGGTCACCGATGCCACCCTGGCGGTGTTGTGTGACGGCAGCCGGATCGCGCTCGACCTGGTCACCCGCGAGGCGGTGGTCGGCGAGCGCCTCGGCACGGTGCCCGACTCCGCTCCCGGGGTGCCGCTCGATGCCGACCTGCGAGCCACCGCCCGCTCGGTTCGCCTCGCGTTCAGTGCTGAGCCCAAGGAGCTCACGCTCGACCTGCGACGCCCGACGGACCTCAGCCGGTCGAGGCTGCTCCATCGACTGCTCCTGCTGGGCGTGGACTGGGGTGATCCGCGGGCGGTCAGCACTGAGGGCACGTTCAAGGAGGGCTGGGACATCGAGTGGCGTCCCGAGTTGTCGGTCCGGGTCATCGAGGCTGCGCTGTGGGGCACGACGGTCCTGGAAGCGGCGACCGCGAAACTGCTGGACGCGACCGGTTCGCTGGGTGAGGTGACCTCCGGAGTCGAGGCGGCGCTGCGCTCCGACCTGCCGGACGCGCTGCCCGGCCTGCTCCGGGCCCTGGACGCCCGGGCCGCCTCCGACACCGACGTCGCCCACCTGCTCGATGCCTTCCCGGCGCTGGTCCGGGCCCAGCGCTATGGCGACGTGCGCGGCACCGACACCGGGCGGCTCGCCGAGGTCACCGAGGCACTGCTGGCACGCATCTGTGCCGGCCTGCCGCCGGTGTCGGGTGGTCTGGGTCCGGAGGCCGCCCGCGCCCTGGTCGACCGCATCGATGCCGTCCAGGCGGTCCTGCCACTGTTGGACGACCCCGCCGCCGAGGACCTGTGGAGCTCGTCGCTGCAGGCGTTGGCGGACCGGGCCGATGTCCAGGGTCTCCTCGGTGGTCGACTGGTGCGGCTGCTCACCGATGCCGGTCGATTCGACGCCCCGGAGTCGGCCGGTCGTCTCGCCCGGGCGCTGTCAGCCGGTCCCGGGCGACAGGCTGACGCAGGCAGCGCCGCCGCTGATCAGGCTCACTGGGTCGAGGGCTTTCTCGCCGGCGGGGCATTGCTGCTGATCCACGATGACCGCGTGCTCGGCCTGGTCGACGAGTGGGTCCGGGGCCTCCACGACGACGATTTTCTGGTGGTCCTGCCATTGTTGCGCCGCACGTTCGGCGCGTTCGAGCCCGCGGAGCGCCGCAATCTCGCGACGCGTACGCGCAGGTTGACCGGGGCCACCAGTCAGCCCGGCGCCCCACCCGAGCTCGGTGATGCCGAACGGGCGGGGGCGGCGCTGGCCATGGTCGATCTCATCCTCGGGTTGGCCACGACCGAGACTTCGGGGGTGACCGGATGA
- a CDS encoding TadA family conjugal transfer-associated ATPase yields MNSTDLDRLRAELARLGHAPSPTDVAVAMRELGFVVSDAALMDTLAALRRESVGAGPLEQLLRRPGVTDVIVNGPDQVFIDRGAGLEDGGVRFESEAEVRRLAARLAASVGRRIDDGQPFVDARLTDGTRLHAILAPMAAPGTCLSLRVPARRRFSLSDWVEAGSVPPAGAELLAGLVRAKVAYLVSGGTGTGKTTLLSAMLAEVPASERLLVVEDSRELMPDHPHCVRLESRPANAEGVGRIGLTDLVRQALRMRPDRIILGEVRGAELCDLLMAFNTGHEGGCGTVHANSAADVPARLEALGALGGWTPHALRAQIAAALQVVVHLTRDRHGGRTRRRVEGIHLLEVERDRILTHPAVTFDPGGSLDPGPGWGELRAMVRP; encoded by the coding sequence ATGAACAGCACCGATCTCGACCGGCTCCGGGCCGAGCTCGCCCGGCTCGGCCACGCTCCCAGCCCGACCGATGTGGCCGTGGCCATGCGCGAGCTCGGCTTCGTGGTGAGCGATGCCGCGCTCATGGACACCCTGGCCGCGCTGCGCCGTGAATCCGTGGGGGCCGGCCCGCTCGAACAGCTCCTGCGCCGCCCCGGGGTCACCGACGTGATCGTCAACGGGCCCGATCAGGTCTTCATCGACCGTGGTGCCGGGCTCGAGGACGGCGGGGTGCGATTCGAGTCGGAGGCGGAGGTACGCCGGCTGGCTGCCCGATTGGCTGCCTCGGTCGGACGGAGGATTGATGACGGACAGCCCTTCGTCGACGCCCGATTGACCGACGGCACGCGTCTCCACGCGATCCTCGCACCGATGGCCGCTCCGGGGACCTGCCTGTCGCTGCGCGTTCCGGCGCGGCGCCGATTCTCGCTTTCGGACTGGGTCGAGGCGGGCTCGGTGCCCCCGGCGGGGGCGGAATTGCTCGCTGGGCTGGTGCGAGCCAAGGTGGCGTACCTCGTCTCCGGCGGCACCGGCACCGGCAAGACCACCCTGCTGTCCGCGATGCTCGCCGAAGTGCCGGCGAGCGAGCGACTGCTTGTGGTCGAGGACTCGCGCGAGCTCATGCCCGATCACCCGCACTGTGTCCGCCTCGAATCCCGGCCGGCCAACGCCGAGGGCGTGGGGCGCATCGGTCTCACCGACCTCGTGCGCCAGGCCCTGCGCATGCGGCCCGACCGGATCATCCTCGGGGAGGTGCGCGGGGCAGAACTCTGCGACCTTCTCATGGCTTTCAACACGGGCCACGAAGGTGGCTGCGGCACCGTACACGCCAATTCGGCCGCCGATGTGCCCGCCCGGTTGGAGGCACTGGGAGCCCTGGGTGGATGGACGCCCCATGCCCTGCGCGCCCAGATCGCGGCGGCACTCCAGGTGGTTGTGCACCTGACCCGCGACCGTCACGGGGGTCGCACTCGGCGCCGGGTCGAGGGCATCCACCTGCTCGAGGTCGAGCGTGATCGCATCCTCACGCACCCCGCGGTGACGTTCGATCCCGGGGGGTCCCTGGATCCGGGTCCGGGCTGGGGCGAGCTGCGGGCCATGGTGCGACCGTGA
- a CDS encoding oxidoreductase: MTDPMLDLSRLEGVPSAVAAAMAAADTILRDRGERPVPAEDSARALLAGARASAAMAGEEWEPGSVRLSTELIDLAASIRRTPAGALARAHTLLARDVLPEADLGRVPTDDPDRLAGLLALLTTPTQAPALIRAALAHAEMALLVADSPVHGLLGRAVEHLVLIEARVDPRAVLVPEQGHRAAGAAYAENLRHYATGTPGGVRAWILHCATALTHGAEVSPLGAARRFTDGAI; encoded by the coding sequence GTGACTGACCCGATGCTGGATCTTTCCCGTCTGGAGGGCGTGCCGTCCGCGGTCGCCGCCGCCATGGCGGCAGCCGACACCATCCTGCGCGACCGGGGTGAGCGACCGGTGCCCGCCGAGGATTCTGCCCGGGCCCTGCTGGCCGGGGCGCGCGCCAGCGCCGCGATGGCGGGGGAGGAGTGGGAGCCGGGTTCGGTTCGGTTGTCGACGGAGCTCATCGACCTGGCCGCATCCATCAGGCGTACGCCCGCCGGCGCACTCGCGCGGGCCCACACGCTGCTGGCCCGCGACGTGCTCCCCGAGGCCGACCTGGGCCGCGTACCCACCGACGACCCCGACCGCCTGGCCGGGCTTCTCGCCCTGCTCACCACCCCGACGCAGGCCCCAGCGCTGATCCGGGCGGCGCTCGCCCACGCAGAGATGGCCCTGCTGGTTGCCGACAGCCCGGTGCACGGATTGCTGGGCCGGGCGGTCGAACACCTGGTCCTGATCGAGGCCCGCGTCGATCCCCGCGCGGTGCTGGTGCCCGAACAGGGCCATCGGGCCGCGGGAGCGGCGTACGCGGAGAACCTGCGGCACTATGCGACCGGCACCCCGGGAGGGGTCCGTGCGTGGATCCTGCACTGCGCTACGGCGCTCACGCATGGGGCGGAGGTATCACCGCTCGGTGCGGCCCGGCGCTTCACCGACGGCGCGATCTGA
- a CDS encoding type II secretion system protein has translation MIGLALVWAVLAAALGVRPPARVPEAAPPGPPTGRSRVSWPWFAPAVGVGLAGVFGGTPAAVVALAAAIVAMTGVRMVQLRRRHAGARRATTEVSRACALLASELDLGKVPATALSTAAEDCPVLAPAAAIAGIGGDPVSVWRRQCEHPGQGGLTVLARAWQVATDTGAPLAPSLETVAAALRADEEVEGMVLGELAAPRMTGVLLAFLPAVGVALGYLIGGDPVAFLTGEPAGWACLLGGSALAAAGVLWTERLASQA, from the coding sequence GTGATCGGGCTGGCGCTGGTGTGGGCGGTGCTCGCCGCCGCCCTCGGCGTACGCCCGCCCGCGCGGGTCCCCGAGGCTGCCCCGCCCGGCCCGCCCACCGGCAGGTCCCGGGTCTCGTGGCCCTGGTTCGCCCCGGCGGTGGGGGTGGGGCTGGCGGGGGTGTTCGGGGGTACGCCCGCGGCGGTGGTCGCGCTGGCCGCAGCGATCGTGGCGATGACCGGGGTCCGGATGGTGCAGCTCCGACGCCGGCATGCGGGGGCGCGGCGAGCCACGACGGAGGTCTCCAGGGCCTGTGCGCTGCTGGCCTCGGAACTCGATCTCGGGAAGGTCCCCGCGACAGCGCTCTCGACCGCTGCCGAGGACTGCCCGGTGCTCGCCCCCGCGGCCGCCATCGCCGGGATCGGCGGTGACCCCGTGTCGGTCTGGCGTCGCCAGTGCGAGCATCCGGGCCAGGGCGGACTCACCGTGCTGGCGCGGGCCTGGCAGGTGGCCACGGATACCGGTGCGCCGCTGGCCCCCAGCCTCGAAACCGTGGCCGCCGCGCTGCGGGCGGATGAGGAGGTCGAAGGGATGGTCCTCGGCGAGTTGGCTGCTCCCCGGATGACCGGGGTGCTTCTTGCCTTTCTGCCCGCAGTGGGTGTCGCCCTCGGCTATCTCATCGGCGGGGACCCGGTGGCCTTTCTCACCGGTGAACCCGCGGGGTGGGCGTGCCTGCTCGGCGGGAGTGCACTCGCCGCCGCCGGCGTGCTGTGGACCGAACGACTGGCCTCGCAGGCCTGA
- the ssd gene encoding septum site-determining protein Ssd: MEMTPVTPAVLVTGSNEIRDHVLAAAAAAGTDIRVCADAVELSALPTPGILLVGADQVAAVARSSVVGRATVHLVGGAGDQARLCEWSAALGATVLVLPDGLRWLAAALSGAREGRGATVVAVVGASGGLGTSTLAAGLAWAAAERGLRSAFVDLDAGGGGADLIFGLERQPGWRWPGLTAADGFLGDLHEHLPHADGLAVVSHDRRDATPVPVTAAVAVVRSLGRSHDVVIIDAGARPGTTELAAIRAADGGLLVCSAEVRGLAAATRQLQQIDAHLPMAVVLSRLRQSSDGVAAVERTLGLSVAASLPADKGIAAGADRGDPPGRNAGRAWRTRCGELLDGLIGERR; this comes from the coding sequence ATGGAGATGACACCTGTGACCCCGGCCGTCCTCGTGACCGGGTCGAACGAAATCCGCGACCACGTGCTGGCTGCCGCGGCAGCGGCCGGCACCGACATCCGCGTGTGTGCCGATGCAGTTGAGCTGTCCGCACTCCCGACCCCCGGCATCCTGTTGGTCGGAGCTGATCAGGTGGCCGCAGTGGCCCGCAGTTCCGTGGTTGGTCGGGCCACGGTCCACCTCGTCGGCGGAGCGGGCGACCAGGCCCGGCTGTGTGAGTGGTCGGCAGCGCTGGGCGCGACTGTGCTCGTCCTCCCCGACGGGCTGCGCTGGCTGGCGGCGGCGTTGTCGGGGGCTCGTGAGGGGCGCGGGGCGACCGTTGTCGCGGTCGTCGGGGCGTCGGGTGGCCTGGGCACCTCGACGTTGGCGGCCGGCCTCGCGTGGGCGGCGGCGGAGCGGGGACTCCGGTCCGCGTTCGTCGATCTGGATGCGGGCGGGGGTGGGGCTGACCTGATCTTCGGGCTGGAGCGACAGCCGGGGTGGCGCTGGCCGGGCCTGACGGCCGCCGATGGTTTCCTCGGTGACCTCCACGAGCACCTGCCGCACGCGGATGGCCTGGCTGTGGTGAGCCACGACCGGCGGGATGCGACGCCGGTGCCCGTCACCGCGGCGGTGGCGGTGGTGCGGTCGCTGGGCCGATCCCACGATGTCGTCATCATCGACGCAGGGGCCCGGCCGGGCACGACCGAGCTGGCCGCGATCCGGGCGGCGGACGGCGGCTTGCTGGTCTGTTCGGCGGAGGTGCGCGGCCTGGCGGCGGCCACTCGGCAGCTGCAACAGATCGACGCCCACCTGCCGATGGCCGTGGTGCTCAGCCGGTTGCGGCAGAGCAGCGATGGGGTGGCCGCCGTCGAGCGCACCCTGGGCCTGTCCGTGGCCGCATCGCTCCCGGCCGACAAGGGCATCGCCGCGGGCGCCGACCGTGGTGATCCGCCGGGGCGGAATGCGGGTCGCGCGTGGCGAACCCGCTGTGGGGAACTCCTCGACGGGCTGATCGGGGAACGCCGATGA
- a CDS encoding AAA family ATPase: MTDTPELLRPHAEQVYAEELARLAAVDDRPRPPSWLLSPWAVVTYLMGGTLADKTVISPKYVGSSRLMEVAVATLATDRALLLLGVPGTAKSWVSEHLAAAISGDSTLLVQGTAGTAEEALRYGWNYARLLAEGPSEAALVPSPVMVAMRTGAIARIEEVTRVPADVADGLITVLSEKTLPVPELGTEIQARRGFNVIATANDRDRGVNDMSSALRRRFNTVVLPLPATVREEVEIVTRRVADLGKALDLPAPGDAVDEIRRVVTIFRELRSGSTDDGRTAVKVPSGTLSTAEAISVVTGGLALAAHFGDGRLRAGDVAAGIVGSVVKDPVADRAVWNEYLETVVRHRDGWKDFYRAARDAG, encoded by the coding sequence ATGACCGATACGCCCGAACTGCTTCGCCCCCACGCCGAACAGGTCTATGCCGAGGAGCTGGCACGGCTCGCCGCCGTCGACGACCGGCCCCGGCCTCCGTCCTGGTTGCTCTCACCCTGGGCGGTCGTGACCTATCTCATGGGCGGCACGCTGGCCGACAAGACGGTGATCAGCCCCAAATATGTGGGCAGCAGCCGGCTGATGGAGGTGGCGGTCGCGACACTGGCCACCGACAGGGCGTTGCTGTTGCTCGGCGTGCCCGGCACCGCCAAGTCATGGGTGTCCGAACATCTCGCCGCCGCCATCTCCGGCGACTCCACGCTTCTCGTCCAGGGCACGGCCGGGACGGCCGAGGAAGCGCTGCGTTATGGCTGGAACTATGCCCGGCTGCTGGCCGAGGGGCCGAGCGAGGCCGCCCTTGTGCCGTCCCCGGTGATGGTGGCGATGCGGACCGGCGCGATCGCCCGCATCGAAGAGGTGACCCGGGTGCCCGCCGATGTCGCCGACGGGCTCATCACGGTCCTGTCCGAGAAGACCCTGCCGGTGCCCGAACTCGGGACCGAGATCCAGGCCCGCCGCGGCTTCAATGTGATTGCCACCGCCAACGATCGCGACCGTGGCGTCAACGACATGTCGTCGGCTCTGCGGCGCCGCTTCAACACGGTCGTCCTGCCCTTGCCGGCGACCGTCCGCGAGGAGGTCGAGATCGTCACCAGGCGGGTTGCCGACCTCGGCAAGGCGCTCGACCTACCGGCCCCGGGCGATGCGGTCGACGAGATCCGCCGGGTCGTCACCATCTTCCGCGAACTGCGCAGCGGGTCCACCGACGACGGCCGGACCGCCGTCAAGGTCCCCTCGGGCACGCTGTCGACCGCCGAGGCGATCTCCGTCGTCACGGGTGGACTCGCGCTTGCCGCCCACTTCGGCGACGGCCGACTGCGCGCCGGAGACGTCGCAGCCGGCATCGTCGGATCCGTGGTCAAGGACCCGGTCGCGGATCGCGCGGTGTGGAACGAATATCTCGAGACCGTCGTGCGTCACCGCGATGGCTGGAAGGACTTCTATCGAGCCGCCCGTGACGCCGGCTGA
- a CDS encoding VWA domain-containing protein, giving the protein MSAHEITAAEVERHRRWRLLLGSDPDEGDAGAGLTGDDKVVDRALAALYDRGEGESTSSTRSAGLGSSAPRVTRWLADIRHYFPTPVVQVIQTDALERLDLARLLAEPEFIEAVEPDIHLASLLAQLSEVLPEQARASARRLVAQVVDEIQRRIAEKTVSLVSSAINRSSRTRRPRPGDIDWNRTIAANLKHYLPDYRTVVPQRLIGYGRRRSGIQREVIVALDQSGSMAESVIYGAIFTAVLASMPSLKTSLVVFDTAVVDLSDRLSDPVDLVFATQLGGGTDINTAITYCAQLVSRPRDTILVLVSDLFEGGSRPDLLRRMRTLHRSGVTVLVLLALDDSGAPAYDHQIAGNLAELGIPSFACTPDVFPEVLEVAINGGDLAGWASAYAAANAQGPST; this is encoded by the coding sequence ATGAGTGCGCACGAGATCACAGCCGCCGAGGTCGAACGCCATCGCCGCTGGCGGCTGCTGTTGGGCAGTGACCCCGACGAGGGCGATGCCGGCGCGGGGCTGACCGGCGACGACAAAGTGGTCGATCGGGCGCTCGCCGCGCTCTATGACCGGGGTGAAGGGGAGAGCACTTCTTCGACCCGTAGCGCGGGCCTCGGCTCATCTGCACCCCGGGTGACCAGATGGCTGGCCGATATCCGCCACTATTTCCCGACCCCCGTGGTCCAGGTCATCCAAACCGATGCACTGGAGCGCCTCGACCTCGCCCGGCTCCTGGCCGAGCCGGAATTCATCGAGGCAGTGGAGCCCGATATCCACCTGGCCAGCCTGCTCGCCCAACTGTCCGAGGTGCTGCCCGAACAGGCCCGCGCATCGGCCCGGCGACTCGTGGCCCAGGTCGTCGACGAGATCCAGCGCCGCATCGCCGAGAAGACGGTGTCGCTGGTGTCCTCGGCGATCAATCGATCGTCTCGGACGCGGCGTCCGCGACCCGGCGACATCGACTGGAACCGCACGATCGCGGCCAATCTCAAGCACTATCTGCCCGACTATCGCACCGTCGTGCCCCAGCGGCTCATCGGCTATGGCCGCCGGCGCAGTGGGATTCAACGGGAGGTCATCGTTGCTCTCGACCAATCGGGGTCGATGGCCGAATCGGTGATCTATGGGGCGATCTTCACCGCGGTGCTGGCCTCCATGCCGAGCCTGAAGACGTCCCTGGTCGTGTTCGACACGGCGGTCGTCGACCTCAGTGACCGGCTGTCCGATCCCGTCGACCTGGTCTTCGCGACCCAGCTCGGTGGCGGCACCGACATCAACACCGCCATCACCTATTGCGCCCAACTTGTCTCCCGGCCCCGCGACACGATCCTGGTTCTCGTCTCCGACCTGTTCGAGGGTGGCTCCCGGCCCGACCTGCTGCGCCGGATGCGTACGCTGCACCGGTCCGGCGTGACCGTGCTCGTGCTGCTGGCCCTGGACGATTCCGGCGCTCCGGCCTATGACCATCAGATCGCCGGCAACCTCGCCGAACTGGGCATTCCGTCCTTCGCCTGCACGCCGGACGTCTTCCCCGAAGTGCTCGAGGTCGCCATCAACGGGGGCGATCTGGCGGGGTGGGCATCGGCGTACGCGGCGGCGAATGCCCAGGGACCGAGCACCTGA